The segment GAAACGCGAAGAGATTTATATCTGTAACATTCTTCGCTGTCGTCCACCGGGTAACCGAAATCCTACGGCAACCGAAGCGGCGAATTGCCGTGAGTATCTGGATGGTCAGATCGCACTGGTTGACCCGGAATATATTATCTGTTTGGGAACCGTCGCTGCCCAGAACCTGCTTTCCAACAAAATTCCTATCGGTCGCATGCGGAAGAAGTTCCACGAATTCGAGGGACGCAAAGTGATGTGTACGTATCACCCGTCCTATCTCTTGAGAAACCCGTCTGCCAAGAAAGATGTCTGGGAAGACATGCAGATGTTTATGGCCGATCTCGGAATAGATCTTCCGGAGCATTAAGCGACGAGATCATTCCCTGAGGCCGACTTTGGAGATGCGGCGCGGGAATGACTTTTTCGAGGGTGGGCCGTGGCTGTTCGCCAGCCATCGGCATGGAGAGCGTTTGCTCGCTCTTGAATTGATCTTGTTTCATATCAGACTCGCATTGTTTTTCCAGATTCGATTCGTCTTCCAGCTCCTGGAGCGACGTCAATGTGCATGAGGGATCCAGGGCCAGCATTATCTGCAGAACGGCATTTCGTTTGAGTTCGCCTACCAGAAAACCTTCGTGCAGGACCGGGACAACATTACCGTGACCTTCCCGAAAAAGGGGAATCACGGTTGAAATGTCGGCCGTCGCCGCGATCGTCGTAACCGATCGCGAAATCAATCGGGCGATTTGTTCGTCCCAGCCGAGTCCCGAAAGTCTGGCTTTGATCAAGGCGTAGTCTGTCAGAAGGCCCAGGAATTCCTGTTCTTCGGAGATAATGTATATCTGCGAAAGTTCCTCACTCAAAAACAGACGGGCAGCGTCCATCAGGCATTGGTTTTCCTGAAGCCGCTCGACATCCGAATTCATCAGGTCGCCTGCGGTTATTCGCACGGCAT is part of the Polystyrenella longa genome and harbors:
- a CDS encoding CBS domain-containing protein, whose amino-acid sequence is MRITAGDLMNSDVERLQENQCLMDAARLFLSEELSQIYIISEEQEFLGLLTDYALIKARLSGLGWDEQIARLISRSVTTIAATADISTVIPLFREGHGNVVPVLHEGFLVGELKRNAVLQIMLALDPSCTLTSLQELEDESNLEKQCESDMKQDQFKSEQTLSMPMAGEQPRPTLEKVIPAPHLQSRPQGMISSLNAPEDLFRDRP